The DNA region atggttagagtgttgagcttacgatcatgaggttgggaTTTCGAATCCCgaaccaggctgcgtgttgtgttcttgagcaagacactttatttcacattgctctagttcactcagctgtagaaatgaattgcaatgtcacaggtgccaagctgtatcggcccctttgcctttcccttggataacactggtggtgtggagagggggaggctggttgtcatgggcaactgctgatcttccataaacaaccttgcccggacttgtgcctgggagagtaactttctaggtgcaatcccatagtcagtcatgaccaaagggggtctcagcatcagcagcatatatatatatcatcatcatcatcgtttaacgtgttttctgtgctagcacaggttggacggttcgactggggtctgggaagccaggaggctgcaccaggctccagtctgatctggcagtgtttctactgctggatgcccttcctaatgccaaccactctgtgagtgtggtgtgtgcttcttacatgcctccggcacagttgccaggggaggctggcagcggccacgatcagttggtgctttttacgtgccaccggcacagaagccagacagggcggcgctggcatcggccacgtttggatggtgctttttacgtgccatatatatatatatgactggcactTCATTGGTTACaaggacgagggttccagttaataagtcaatggaacaacctgctcataaaattaacatgtaagtggctgaacactccacagacacatatacccttaacatagttgtcagggagattcagcatgacacagaatgtgacaaggctggtcctttaaaatacaagtactacttatttttgccagctgagtgaaccggagcgAGGACACATTGCGCCACTGAGAATCAGACTCACAACATTACAACTGTGAgccagatatagatacacacacacactcacacatatatatatatgtgtgtgtgtgtatctatgtatatgcacatgctggacttctttcagttttcccttTACCAAATCTATTGATATAGGTTTAGTTGACCTAGcatcactaaccctaaccctaaaacagattgaaatgcaatagatcgatactggggtcataattatgggtgacaatttcatgacaccgctagaaaaaactgccattcaaaccgaaaggatcctaTTTGCTCAATGTAACATACGATAGAACTGAAGCTAAGACCACATTGTTGGAAAGCAagattcatacttatatatatttatgaatctatATGAACGAGTATAAATTCAAACTCTGCTTTTGACATCTTATTTGATATAAATTTGCGTTCATTTACTGATATATCTTAgtgatgtttttatttatattgtatctgCATGAGCACATGGGACAAAATATGTTCAGAGATCGGGGAAAGCTATTTTTCAATTTCACTTCATGTTTCAAtcactttaaataatatatatatatatatatatatatatatatatataggatcttttcggtttgaacggcagttttttctctcggtgtcatatgaaattgtcacccataattatgaccctagtatcgatctattgcatttccatctcttttagggttagggttaggggtggggggaagggtatctttttttcttcgcaaatgtaaataaacccaatctatttcttaaacgagggacatattcatacggcacaaaatgttttcacctcaatagatgtcattgattggttgaaattgcagaaattgaagaaaaaaaaacaataaatatcttacaaactatagaattttctcaataaagccaagagaaaaaagatgttttataaacacattcaccagtatacgaagtttaaaagtgtttagttaggtggaaattattttaaaaaactgccgttcaaaccgaaaagatcctatatacatatatatatatatattcactacatCGTTTTCATGTCAAGTTATATGAAGCACATGTATATTCTATACATCGCTTTCGtgttacaaaaatataatgtGGCGCGGATGAAGTATGTAGATTTAAATTCTAGGCAGAGGCACTGATGTCATACTACCTTTGACATTTCAGGATAGTTAAATGCTGTCTCTAAACAGTGCGATATTCTTTAGCAGAAAATAAAAGTCCCCTCTATGATATTACGAAGTTTACATTAACAGGCCAAATGAATGTTAATGGGAGACAACTCGATACCAAGTGATCTCCCTTTCTTATTTTGCAAGATGCTTATTTTGCTTTACTGCATCCAAATTTAACCTAATATatgtattacctatttctttattacccacaataaacatagaggggacaaacaagggcagacaaaggtattaagtcgattacatcgaccccagtgcgtaactgttacttaatttatcgaccccgaaagggtgaaaggcaaagtcgaccggaTTATCATCCTTCTTTGGATATCTTCGATTACTTTAATCAAATATGTTTCCAGATTTTAAGAAGATAGTtcagtgtaatttgagagagatttggttgctaattcTAGCAGAGTAAACAACAGTATAAGATTTCCATTGTTGACATGTAATAAACGAAGTGAAAAAAAGTCGACAAAGATTAATATTCCAGAATATAGAACAGTTCTTTATGGATAATTTGTTGGTTtggggtttttgtttttgtttgtttgcttgtttttaccAAAAGGTGTTGTAGCCCAAAGGTGTACCTAAAGGTGttgagtaatatatatctataaacattttacagcttttaatatatttaaaaagtaaaagattggatcttttcggtttgaacggcagttttttaaaataatgtccacctaactaaacacttttaaacttcgaatactggtagaatgtgtttataaaacatttttttctcttggctttattgagaaaattctatagtttgtaagatatttgttgttgttttttcttcaatttctgcaatctcaaccaatcaatgacgtctattgaggtgaaagcattctgtgccgtatgaatatgtccctcgtttaagaaacggattgggtttatttacatttctggaaaaaaaaagatacccttcacccccacccctaaccctaaccctaaaatagattgaaatgcaatagatcgatactagggtcataattatggtgacaatttcatatgacaccgctagaaaaaaactgccgttcaaaccgaaaagatccggttgtttttgtttgattgtttttatCTAAAGGTGTTGTAGCCCAGAAACCGAGCGGTttattgagtaatatatatatatataaacattttacaggttttaatatttttaaaaagtaaaagattttcCGAATTATATTGTTGCTCATAGGTTGGTAACTTGTGATGTTAGTGGAATGTACATATGTGACATATTGAAGATAAACCTTCTGTAAATAACTCTTTGACTTTCAATAAaaagctcacttcccaaccacttggttccgggttcagtccctctgcgtgacaccttgggaaagtgtttgcTACTGTAcccttcgggtcgaccaaacccttgtgagttgattcggtagacggaaactgtaagaagcgcatcgtatatatatatatgtattagggtgttccgaaaataatggccgatttcaaaaacataattttattcggggaaaaattaacaatagatatgttttgattagtcaaagtatgGGCCGTGAACATCTCTGCCATCGATCAACAAGATTATTTATGCCtcgttgataaaaacttattggctttgacgttaagaaatctttgaaagttGAGTCTACCTCTAGTTTAAATCTGAAAGTTTTATCACTGaaaaacgtgtttaaatgctttaaaaaatggtaGTCAGTGGGTGAAAGATCAGAATATGGAGGATCTGGTAAAATCTCGTATCCCAAGTCTGTGATTTCCTGCAGCGTCATTCTTGTGACATGTGACTTAGCATTATCGTAGAGCAGGATTGGGTCACGTCgattcaccaatgcaggtctCATTTTTTGCAAGTGAGCGTGCATTTCAGCACGTTGATTGCAGTAAACCTTTGCTGTAATGCTCTGACtggcttccagaaagctgtaatggacaacaccaattgcagaccacCAAGCGGTCACCATAAccttttgctgatgcaactttggctttgggaaataTTTGGGGGACTCATCATGATCAAGCCATTGACCTGATCGTTTACGATTATCATAAAGGGTCCACTTTTCGTCACAAGTGACTATTTGGTCAAGAAAAGGATCACTAGTATTTCGCAGAAATGAGCATCGAGCACACTTCAAAACGCCAatctttttgattttcattgagctcatgcAGTACCCATTTATCAAGCTTTTTCACTTTACCAATCTTTTGCAGATAGCGTGGGACCGTTCAATACTAACACCAAGTGCCTGAGACGTTTTTCTGACACTTTGACGTgggttttgttcaacaattgctttcaaCTATTCATTGTCAAGACTGCATGACCATCCTCTACCGTCTTCATCATCAAGGCTGTCATCACCACTAcgaaatttctgaaaccaccttcgTACTGTGCGATCACTTGTAGACCCTTctctgttgatattggcagcagtttggGAGGCATTGTGCCCAAGCTTGAACTCGTGGAAGTAAGCGAAGGTccttttttgtcatgttcataattaagaGCGCCTATGCTccaagaatgttttctgtctgaaataagtagaaaattattgaAGAGCATGcatcaattattaagtatgtcaaaattcacctaaaatataattaaaatactatggtAAAACTGCGTTTCAAAACACTAAGAGCGGCCActattttcggaacaacctaatatatatctatatgtgcgtgcctgtgttAGTCCTCCCATTACCGCTGGACAACCAgatttggtttgtttatatccccgtaacttagctgttcttgagcaaaacactttcctACATTGCTCTGTAttcacttcgacatctgacgtgTAGCTATTGTGCAACATTATGCACCCGTACAAGCAATATCATTTAAGAGAAGGAATGAGCCAGTGTACAGCACAAATATTAAATCACAAAAGTCAAACTGTGTCtgaaagaaattgcagaactcACATCTATCGTTCACGACAGGTGAGcccactgtgtgtgcgtgtgtgtgtgtgtgtgtgtgtgtaaggtctGTGAGTTCTCTCATGAGAGCTACTGa from Octopus sinensis linkage group LG13, ASM634580v1, whole genome shotgun sequence includes:
- the LOC115218566 gene encoding histone-lysine N-methyltransferase SETMAR-like; translation: MKIKKIGVLKCARCSFLRNTSDPFLDQIVTCDEKWTLYDNRKRSGQWLDHDESPKYFPKPKLHQQKVMVTAWWSAIGVVHYSFLEASQSITAKVYCNQRAEMHAHLQKMRPALVNRRDPILLYDNAKSHVTRMTLQEITDLGYEILPDPPYSDLSPTDYHFLKHLNTFFSDKTFRFKLEVDSTFKDFLTSKPISFYQRGINNLVDRWQRCSRPIL